One part of the Pecten maximus chromosome 1, xPecMax1.1, whole genome shotgun sequence genome encodes these proteins:
- the LOC117332546 gene encoding uncharacterized protein LOC117332546 — translation MELSDVNFEILHDLVFDEEDDMDGFVNDEENDTMLSKQPLQTNETLLDVPVSASQFMPVPPPVPPPMPVPETTIPIQQTSESTGISSERTFTSGISDLRDYIMSKRNPNTVRKTGCIRKFVDWIAQPPRSDVRPLCDILPFEMDTYIGGFLLFAQKDDGSHYEPDTLTSFHRGIDRHLREINYAYNIMTSEFFSTSRQVLQSRRKELKQRGLGNKPNRAEPVSENEENALWESGQLGLDNPKSLLNIIWYHNTKLLGFRGCDENRQLKWGDLELKTDENGQEYLEFNERSTKTRGGNSTHQRSFNPKLFANPQNLSRCPIESYKLYAKHRPVEMNTGESPFYLAVNHNENGKKWFKNQPVGKNKLSVMMKTMANNACLVGKKTNQSLRKTLHKTFTFWRCTDDDYAVEWPYNCKQCEQLRSCVYGSAA, via the coding sequence ATGGAACTTTCCGATGTGAATTTCGAAATCCTACATGATCTGGTATTTGATGAAGAAGATGACATGGATGGGTTTGTAAATGATGAAGAAAATGATACCATGCTCTCAAAACAGCCTTTACAAACTAATGAAACCCTCCTCGATGTACCCGTGTCTGCTTCCCAGTTTATGCCTGTCCCCCCACCCGTACCCCCACCAATGCCTGTCCCCGAAACAACAATCCCAATACAACAAACTTCGGAATCTACTGGAATATCTTCCGAGAGAACATTCACGTCTGGAATCTCAGATTTAAGGGATTATATAATGAGTAAGAGAAACCCCAACACTGTTCGGAAAACTGGTTGTATCAGGAAATTTGTTGACTGGATAGCACAACCACCCCGCTCTGACGTAAGGCCATTGTGCGATATTTTGCCATTTGAAATGGACACTTATATAGGAGGGTTTCTTTTATTTGCCCAGAAGGATGACGGATCCCATTATGAACCCGACACTTTGACAAGCTTCCATCGCGGAATTGACCGTCATTTACGCGAAATAAACTATGCATACAACATCATGACGTCAGAGTTTTTCAGCACGAGCCGCCAGGTGTTGCAGTCGCGAAGGAAAGAACTTAAACAACGGGGGTTAGGCAACAAACCAAATAGGGCCGAGCCGGTCAGTGAAAATGAGGAAAACGCGTTGTGGGAAAGTGGGCAGTTAGGGTTGGACAATCCAAAGTCTCTTCTTAATATCATTTGGTACCACAACACGAAATTGTTGGGGTTCAGGGGGTGTGACGAAAACAGGCAATTAAAATGGGGAGATCTTGAACTGAAAACAGATGAAAACGGCCAAGAATATTTGGAATTCAATGAAAGATCGACTAAAACCCGTGGAGGAAATTCTACTCACCAAAGATCGTTTAATCCAAAACTTTTTGCAAATCCACAGAATTTATCCAGGTGTCCAATCGAATCTTATAAACTTTACGCAAAACACAGACCAGTTGAAATGAACACTGGCGAATCCCCTTTCTATCTTGCTGTTAACCACAACGAGAACGGTAAAAAGTGGTTCAAAAATCAGCCAGTTGGGAAAAATAAACTTTCCGTAATGATGAAAACAATGGCTAATAATGCTTGTCTTGTTGGAAAAAAGACCAACCAATCTCTCCGAAAAACTCTGCACAAAACTTTTACATTCTGGCGTTGCACCGACGACGATTATGCAGTTGAGTGGCCATACAATTGTAAACAGTGTGAACAATTACGCAGTTGCGTCTATGGATCAGCAGCGTGA